CGGCCCGTCGATCCGCAGCATCAGCTGATCACCACTGCGCGAGCCGAAGGCATAGGCCCAGAACACCACTGCGCCTGATCCGGCGGGCAGAGGGGCCTGATCCGCTGTTCCGGCCTTGATGGCGGCGAATTTTGGGACATGATCGGCAAACCCACTGCCGAGAAAGCCGCCGGCCTGATAGGTGATGTCGTCCGCCCAGAGCGGCGCGCCTATGTCTGTGCCGCAGTTTTGCTCCATGCGGGGGCCAAACGGATCAACAGTTTTGCCATCCTTGCGCACTGAGAGGTGCAGATGCGGGAACTGGGTGTTGCCGGAAAGGCCGATCTCCCCCAGGGGGGTGCCTGCGGTGACCCTGTCGCCCGATTGCACAAGAATGGAGCCGCGTTTCATATGGCAGTATTGGGTTTCCCAACCTTCGCCATGGCGCAGCAGAACCCCGTTGCCGCATTCGCGCCCCTTAATGGCTGGATCGCCGGGGCCGGTGGAATAGCGATCTTCCATCCCGTCGCGGCTGCCGACCACGGTGCCATCCGCCGCGGCAAAGACAGTGACGCCGGCCTCCATGTCGCTGAGATAGGGCAGGGCGATATCCGTACCCTTGTGGCCGTCATAGGTGAGGGGATTGCAGGTGAAATCCTGTGTCGCCGGTCCGATGGCGCGGTCGACATATTGCTGGATCTGGCAGCTGTCGCCGAGGGTGCAATCGACCGGCCAGTCCAGAACGAGATCGCTCGCCGCGACGGGCGCGGCGAGCGAGGAGAGAAATGCCAGGGGCAGAAGACGCATTGGCTGTTACTCGGCCGTAAGCAGCGGCGGCCTGTCCCCCGAGATACGAGGCTTGGCCGGGCCTTCGATCCTGAGATCCAATTTGCCATCCTTGATGCCGACCTTGACCAGGCCCCCCTTGGAGAGTTTGCCAAACAGCAGCTCTTCCGCCAGCGGTTTCTTGATGTGCTCCTGAATGACACGGCCCAGAGGACGCGCGCCCATGCGGTCGTCGTAGCCTTTGTCAGCCAGCCATTCTGCCGCCTTGCGGGTGAGTTCGATCGAGACATTGCGGTCCATCAGCTGGGCTTCCAGTTGCAGGACAAATTTCTCGACCACCTGCAGGATCACATCCTTTGGCAGCGGTGCAAAGGAGATCACCGCGTCCAGACGGTTGCGGAACTCCGGGGTGAACGTGCGTTCGATGGCGGCTGTATCCTCGCCTTCGCGGCGGTCACGACCAAAGCCGATGGCGGCCTTTGCCTGCTCGGATGCGCCGGCATTCGAGGTCATGATCAGCACGACATTGCGGAAGTTCACGGTGCGGCCGTTGTGATCGGTCAGCTGGCCATTATCCATGACCTGCAACAGGATGTTGAACACATCCGGGTGCGCCTTCTCGATTTCATCCAGCAGCAGCACGCAGTGGGGATGCTGGTCAACACCATCGGTCAACAGCCCGCCCTGATCAAAACCGACATAGCCCGGAGGCGCGCCGATCAGGCGGGAAACCGCGTGTTTCTCCATATATTCCGACATGTCGAACCGCAGCAATTCCACGCCGAGCGTATCGGCGAGCTGTTTGGCCACTTCTGTTTTGCCGACACCGGTGGGGCCTGCAAAAAGATAGTTGCCAATGGGTTTTTCTGGCTCGCGCAGGCCCGCCCGCGCCAGTTTGATGGCGCTGGACAGGGCGTCGATCGCGGCGTCCTGACCAAACACCACACGTTTCAGCGAGCGTTCCAGATCCTTCAGCACTTCGGCGTCGTCCTTGGAGACATTCTTCGGCGGGATACGGGCGATCTTGGCGACAACCGCTTCGATCTCCTTCACACCGATGGTTTTGCGGCGTTTGCTTTCGACCACCAGATGCTGTGCGGCACCGGCCTCGTCGATGACGTCAATCGCCTTGTCCGGCAGTTTGCGATCATTGATGTAGCGGGCGGAGAGCTCCACCGCAGATTTGATCGCATCGCTGGTAAAGCGGATGCCGTGATGGTCCTCGAAATAGGGTTTCAGCCCTTTCAGGATCTCGATGGAATCCTCAACCGACGGTTCATTCACATCAATTTTCTGGAACCGGCGGGACAGCGCGCGGTCCTTCTCGAAGTGCTGTCGGAACTCCTTGTAGGTGGTGGAGCCCATGGTGCGCAGCTTGCCGCCCTGAAGCGCGGGCTTCAGCAGGTTGGAGGCATCCATCGCCCCGCCGGAGGTCGCCCCGGCGCCGATCACAGTGTGGATCTCATCGATGAACAGCACCGCGTCGGGGTGATCCTCCAGCTCGGTCACCACAGCTTTCAGACGTTCCTCAAAGTCACCGCGATAGCGGGTGCCTGCCAGCAGCGCGCCCATGTCGAGCGAGTAGATGGTGGTTTCCGACAGGACCTCAGGGGTTTCACCGGCGACAATCTTGCGTGCCAGACCTTCGGCGATGGCGGTTTTGCCAACGCCGGGATCGCCGACAAGAAGCGGATTGTTTTTGCGACGGCGGCACAGCACCTGAATGCAGCGCTCAACCTCGTGGCTGCGTCCGATCAGCGGATCAATGTCGCCCTCGCGTGATTTCTCATTGAGATCGACGCAGTATTTCGCCAGCGCGCTCTCTTTCTTGTCACCCTCGGTGGTAGGCTGGGGCTCATCCTCGACCTCCGGGGAGCCGGAGACCGGGCGGGATTCACCGAAGGCCGGATCCTTGGCCACGCCGTGAGCGATGAAATTCACCGCATCATAGCGGGTCATGTCCTGATCCTGCAGGAAGTAGGCCGCGTCGCTCTCACGCTCTGCGAAGATGGCCACCAGAACATTGGCGCCCGTGACTTCGGTACGGCCGGAGCTTTGAACGTGGATGGCCGCGCGTTGGATCACGCGCTGGAAGGCAGCGGTGGGAACCGCTTCTGAGCCGTCGATATCAGTGACCAGATTGGCGAGATCCTCATCGACAAATTCAACAAGGGTCGCGCGCAACTCGGTGAGGTCCACGCTGCAGGCGCGCATGACGCGCGCCGCCTCAGGCTCGTCCAGCAGGGCAAGCAGCAGGTGTTCCAGGGTTGCAAATTCATGACGCCGTTCGTTTGCCAGCGCAAGCGCGGCGTGAATGGCCTGTTCCAAAGTGCTCGAGAATGAAGGCACGGGCGTGCTCCTCTTGGTCTTGGGTTGGCGGTGAGGCTGCGGGACGGATGCCTAGCCTTCCACAGTCCAACCATGTCCTGATAGTATTAGAGTTTGGTTGATACGTGCCCGGCTTCAAGTTCTTTCTTGCAATTTCTTGTCACATTTATCGTGACTGTGCCGTGAAAAGGGGCCTGGCGCGGTCAAAACTTGTCCTTTCGCGCCCGGATTTCGGCAAACACCTCCGCAGCGGAGGCCCCCGTCATGCCAACCGCCTGTTTGAGGCTGTCGAGATGGGCCCGCAGGAAAGGGTTGGTGTCCAGCTCCTCCTGCAACTGCGAGGGCACGGTTGCTTCTCCTTTGGCACGGGCGGCATCGATGGCTTTGCAGCGGTGTTGCAGCGCGGCGTTGTCCGGCTCGATCGTAAGTGCGAAACGGGCATTGGACTGGGTGTATTCATGGCCGGAATAGACCGTTGTTTCTCCCGGCAGGGCTGAGAGTTTCTGCAGACTCTGCCACATCTGGTCCGGTGTCCCCTCAAACAAGCGACCACATCCCAGCGCCATCAGGCTGTCAGCGGTGAAGACTGCGGCTGCGCTGGGAATGTGAAAGGCGATATGTCCGATCGTATGTCCGGAAACATCCAGCACGCTGACTTCCTCGTCTAGGCAGGTGAAGCTGTCGCCTTCTGCCACTGCCAGATCCAGATCGGGCAGGCGGTGGACATCGGCGCTGGCACCGATGACCTGCGGATCATAGGCCGTTCGCAGATCCGCGACGCCGTCGATATGGTCCCAGTGATGATGCGTTAGCAGGATCTGGTCCAGCCCCCATCCGCGCC
The nucleotide sequence above comes from Phaeobacter inhibens DSM 16374. Encoded proteins:
- a CDS encoding M23 family metallopeptidase → MRLLPLAFLSSLAAPVAASDLVLDWPVDCTLGDSCQIQQYVDRAIGPATQDFTCNPLTYDGHKGTDIALPYLSDMEAGVTVFAAADGTVVGSRDGMEDRYSTGPGDPAIKGRECGNGVLLRHGEGWETQYCHMKRGSILVQSGDRVTAGTPLGEIGLSGNTQFPHLHLSVRKDGKTVDPFGPRMEQNCGTDIGAPLWADDITYQAGGFLGSGFADHVPKFAAIKAGTADQAPLPAGSGAVVFWAYAFGSRSGDQLMLRIDGPDGPVLEQTERLEKTQAQLFRAAGKRIHGAGLQPGRYTATATLLRDGEVIDDHRQDMTVE
- the clpA gene encoding ATP-dependent Clp protease ATP-binding subunit ClpA gives rise to the protein MPSFSSTLEQAIHAALALANERRHEFATLEHLLLALLDEPEAARVMRACSVDLTELRATLVEFVDEDLANLVTDIDGSEAVPTAAFQRVIQRAAIHVQSSGRTEVTGANVLVAIFAERESDAAYFLQDQDMTRYDAVNFIAHGVAKDPAFGESRPVSGSPEVEDEPQPTTEGDKKESALAKYCVDLNEKSREGDIDPLIGRSHEVERCIQVLCRRRKNNPLLVGDPGVGKTAIAEGLARKIVAGETPEVLSETTIYSLDMGALLAGTRYRGDFEERLKAVVTELEDHPDAVLFIDEIHTVIGAGATSGGAMDASNLLKPALQGGKLRTMGSTTYKEFRQHFEKDRALSRRFQKIDVNEPSVEDSIEILKGLKPYFEDHHGIRFTSDAIKSAVELSARYINDRKLPDKAIDVIDEAGAAQHLVVESKRRKTIGVKEIEAVVAKIARIPPKNVSKDDAEVLKDLERSLKRVVFGQDAAIDALSSAIKLARAGLREPEKPIGNYLFAGPTGVGKTEVAKQLADTLGVELLRFDMSEYMEKHAVSRLIGAPPGYVGFDQGGLLTDGVDQHPHCVLLLDEIEKAHPDVFNILLQVMDNGQLTDHNGRTVNFRNVVLIMTSNAGASEQAKAAIGFGRDRREGEDTAAIERTFTPEFRNRLDAVISFAPLPKDVILQVVEKFVLQLEAQLMDRNVSIELTRKAAEWLADKGYDDRMGARPLGRVIQEHIKKPLAEELLFGKLSKGGLVKVGIKDGKLDLRIEGPAKPRISGDRPPLLTAE
- the gloB gene encoding hydroxyacylglutathione hydrolase, with product MTMPLEIVTLPCLSDNYAFLLHNAETGRTALVDAPEAAAIRSELERRGWGLDQILLTHHHWDHIDGVADLRTAYDPQVIGASADVHRLPDLDLAVAEGDSFTCLDEEVSVLDVSGHTIGHIAFHIPSAAAVFTADSLMALGCGRLFEGTPDQMWQSLQKLSALPGETTVYSGHEYTQSNARFALTIEPDNAALQHRCKAIDAARAKGEATVPSQLQEELDTNPFLRAHLDSLKQAVGMTGASAAEVFAEIRARKDKF